Below is a genomic region from Deinobacterium chartae.
GGATGTCACGCACGTCCATAGGGGTCCTTTCGGTCAGGCGCGGGTCTGGGGCTGCATCAACTGCACGGCCAGACGGGCCAGTTCGATCTGAAGCGCCCGGGTGTCACTGCCGCGCCGAACGGCGACGGCCAGGATGCGGTCCTCGAGTTGCACGGCCAGCACCTCGAGGTTTTCGGTAGCGAAACCGTAACGCAGCAGCCGACCGCCGTTTACCGCAGACGCGCTGCGTACCAGCGCACGGCTGATCCCGGCAAGTTCGGCGGCGTACTGTTCGGCCTCGTGGACCTCTTCGCCCGCATACTCCAGGGCGAGGCCGTCCGCGCCGGCCAGTACGGCTACCCGCACTCCGGGCAGGCCAGCCAAGGTCTGCAGGGCTTTCACGCGCCCACCAGTTCCTCGAGGCGGCGGGCGGCGTCCGCACTGCGCAGTCGGGCCTTGCCAAGGTTGCCACCCGGTTCGAGCAGCAGCAGCAGGAACAGACCGTTTCCAACCGGGCGAATGAAGCCCAGGCGCTGATCCGAAACCAGCATGATCTCACGCACGTCGCCGTAGCCGAGCGTACGGCTGTAGGCAGCGTTGCCACTGCGTAACAAGTTGGCGTGTTCGGCCACGGCAGCCGAGAGGTCTTCTTTGGCGTGCTGCTCGACCAGCAGCCCATCGGTCGCTCCTACAGCGGCACCGAGTGCTCCTTCAACCTCTTCGACCAGTTGTGCAAGCAGGGTGTCCATCGCGTCTCCTTAACTCCGTCTACATTAAACGCTAACCTTGTCCGGGGCGGGTGAGGCGCTGCCGACCGGTCAGGGCCCGTCCCAGCGTCACCTCGTCCGCGTACTCAAGCGAGCCGCCCACCGGCAGGCCGTAGGCGATGCGTGAGACCGTGACGCCCAGCGGATCCAGCAACCGCTGCAGGTACAAGCTGGTGGCCTCGCCCTCCACGGTGGTGGAGGTGGCCAGGATCACCTCGTGCTCGGGGCTGAGGCGACCCAACAACGGCTTGATGTGCAACTGGTCCGGTCCCACGCCGTTCATCGGATTGATCGAGCCGTGCAGCACGTGATAGAGCCCCCGGTACTCGCCCGAGCGCTCGATGGCGATCACGTCACCGGGCTCCTCGACCACGCAGATGGTGCGCTGGTCCCTCGAGGGATCGGCGCACACGTCGCAGCGCTCCTTGTCGGTGATGTTGAAGCACACCGGGCAGAAGTGCAGCTCGCGCTTGGCCTCGAGCAGGGCTCCGGCGAGCCGCTCCACGTCCTCGCGGGGCTGCTCGAACAGGTGAAAAGCCAGGCGCTGCGCAGACTTGGGTCCGATGCCGGGCAGCCGGGACAGCTCCCGGATCAGCTGCAGCAGGCTGGTGGGATAGTTCATAGACGTCCTCTCATCACCGTTTATTGTACAGGTCAAGCTACGTTCCAAACGGTAAATTCTCGCTTTACCGCCGCGTGGGGGCAGTGTGCAGGCGCCCTCGAGGAGCGAAACCTCCCCGAGGGCGTCCGGGTAGCCCGGTGGACCGCAGCCCCGTCCGGTCCGCCTGGGTCTTACATCATGCCGCCCAGGAAACCCAGGCTCTTCTGGGTTTCTTGCTGCTGCAGTTCGTCGGCCTTCTGCTGCGCGTCCTTGAGAGCGACCAGCAGCAGGTCCTCGAGGCCCTCGACGTCCTCGGGGTCCACCGCCTTGGGGTCCACACGAATGCCCAGCACCTTACCCTGGCCGTTCATGGTGACGGTCACCATGCCGCTGGCACTGCCGGTCACTTCCATGCCGGCCAGCTTCTCCTGGATCTCGGCGGCGGCCGACTGGGCTTTTTGCATCTGCTTCATCAGTTTGCGCATGTCCATGCGGAACTTCCTCCTCGAAAACGTTGCTGCCCGCCCGCGGGCGGGCAGCGGATTCAGCCCTATCTTAGCCGAAGCCCGGGGCTTTCAGACGCGCGGGCTGCGCAGGCGCTTGGCACGGCGGTACAGCTGCGCCGGGCGCCCTACCCCGTTGCGACGCTCGCCGGCGGCCTCGAGCAGACCCTGAGCCAAAATACGCTTGCGGAAGTTGCGCTTGTCGAGCGGGCGCGCCAGGATCGCCTCGTAGACTTCCTGCAGCTCGGGCAGGGTGAAGGTGTCGGGCAAGAACTCGAGGGCCAGCCCGGCATACTCGAGGCGCACCTGCAGCCGCCGCAGCGCGTGGGCGAGGATATCGGCGTGGTCAAAGGCCAGCGGCGGCGGCTCGTGCGCTTCGAACCAGGCGGCGGCGGTGACGCTGCCGCCACCGTACACGGCCGGAGTCCCGTGCGGCAGGACCGCGAGGTGGGCGACCGAGACGATGCGGCCGCGCGGATCACGGCCGGGATGACCGAAGGTGTAGAACTGCTCGAGGTGGTTGGGCGAGAGACTGACCGAGGTTTCCTCGCGCAGTTCGCGCAGGGCCGCTTCGGCCAGCTGTTCGCCGTCATGCACGAACCCGCCGGGGAGCGCCCAGGACTGCTGGTGGGGCTCGATGCCGCGCCGCACCAGCAGGATCATCAGCTTGGAGCGGTGCATCGCAAACGCTGCGATGTCCACGGCCAGGCCGACCCGTGCGGCGAACGGCGGCAAGGTTAGTGTGTTCACAACACTTAAATTAGCCTTCACGCTGCCTCTGTGTCAATGCAAAAAGCACTATATTTGTGAAATTTTCTCGTTTGATTTCAACTCTCCGCCCAGCTTGACATAAACCCGCAGCAACTCGCCCACACTCCACGCCTGAAACGGGCACCCGCGCGCCACCAGCGTGGCCGCCTCGAAGACTTCCGAAACCGATCCCACTCCGGCCTCGGACAGGTGGGCCAGCAAACCCGACCACTCGCGGCGCAGGTCCTCGGGCTCTGCGCCGGCACGCGCCAGCGCCTCGAGGTAGCTTCCCATCGGCCACGCCCACACGGTCCCCTGATGGTAGGCTGCGTCGCGCAGGATCTGCGGTCCGCCGAAGTCCGGCAGATACCCCGTTTCACCCGGAGCGAGCGAGTAAGATCCCACTGCCGAGATCAGCTCGCGCCGCGCGGTGCGCAGCGCTGCCACGAACTGTCCGGCCTCGACCGGGGTGTCGGGAAGGGCCAGCGCGATCAGCGCGTTGGGACGCAAGGCCGCGTCCGGCGTTCCGTCCGGGCGGATGTGATCGAAGTAGTATTCCCGCCCGGGATTCCAGAACTTCCCGAACGACCCCGTCGCCTGTTTTCGCAGCGCGGCGAAGTCATCCGGCTCTCCCAGCCGCGCACAGATTCGCCCGAACACGCTGAGGGCCGCGATCCACAGCGCGCAGATCTCCACGGCCTTGCCGTGACGCGGAGTCACCACCCACTCCTGAATCTTGACGTCCATCCAGGTCAGCTGCACGCCGCGCTCGCCCGCAAGCAGCAAACCGTCTGCGGGATCCACCCGGATTCCGAACTCGGTGCCGCGCACATGGCACGCCAGCATCTCGCGCAGCACCGGCAGCTGTTCGTGGGCAAACGCCCAGTCCCCCGAGGCCTCGAGGTAACGCTCGAGGGCCACGAACAGCCACAGCGCCCCGTCCACGGTGTTGTATCCGGCCCCCGCACCATCGTCCCAAAAGTTGTTCGGCAGCAGCCCTGCGCGCTGGTAACGCAAGAAGGTCGCAAGCACGCTGCGCGCCTCGGCGTGACGCCCGGTGGGCAGCGTGAGTCCGGGCAGGGCGATCATGGCGTCGCGCCCCCAGTCCGCGAACCAGGGATACCCGGCGATGATGCTGTGCCCGGCCACCGCGCGACGCTCCACCAAAAAAGCGTCGGCGGAGAGGGCCAGCGTGGCGACCACCGCGTCGGCCACGCCCGACGCGGCGAAGGCCCGCTCCACCAAACACTCGCGGCGCGCCACCTCGGCGTTCCAGGCCGCCCACGGATCCCCGTCCCAGACCTCGCCCTCCCGCAGTCCGCCCACGGTCAGCGCAAAACGGCTGCGTCCGGGCGGCAGGCTCAGCTCGCCTAAGTCGGCGCGCGCCACCACGTCCCAGCAGGTCTCGCCGCGCTCGGCTTCCGCCCGGTAATGCAGACGCTGCTCGCGCACCGCCGGAGCGAGCGGGTGAGCCGGCCCGGCCAGACGCACCCGCGCGCCGCGCCCATCACCGTAGCGCGCCTCGAGGTAATCGCCCGCCGCCCACTCCAGACGTGGCAGGGCCGCGTTCACCGCGTGCATGTCCCGGTCCGAGAACAGTCCCTCGAGGCGTACCCGCACGCCCTCGGGCGCATGTACGTCGTACAGGTACACCAGGGCGCCCGCCCCGCGCGGCATCATCACCCGCCGCTCAAAGGTCACGCCCAGCGCGCGGTAACGAAAGCGCGGCAACAGGCCTTCGAAGCTCACCTCGGTCAGGAAGTCGCGCCCGCGCCCCTCGAAGTGCCCCGGGGCAACCTCGAGGGCGTACACGGACGCACTTTTCCCGGCCACCTCGAGGGTCTCGAGCGGCATCAGCCACGGCAGGTCGCGCTGCACCGGCGGGTTGTGGCTCACCGCCAGTCCGTGGTACTTGCGGGTCGGCACAAAGGCAGCGCTCATGCTGTGGAAACCGCCCTGGCCGTCGCCCAGCAGGTATTCGCGCGTCAGGTCGCGCACGGTCTCGTGGCCGAAAAGATAACGTGGCAACATGGCGTCACTATACGTGCCCCGATGCCCTCCAGCGCGACTGATCCGAATTAAATGAGGGTTCATATACATGCGGGGCACTCAATTATCGTGTAAAATCGGATTCAACCTGTCCTGATGAGGGGCAAGGGCGCCCGGCAGACAGCCGAGTGCGCTGGAGGTGGTCTGCATAGCAAAAGAGCACAAGATTAACGAACAGATCCGGGTGCGTCAGATCAGGCTGATCGACGATGAGGGTAACCAGGTCGGTATTATCGACACCCGGGACGCTCTTCGTATGGCCGAGGAGAAGGGCCTTGACCTGGTGATGGTCGGCCCCACGGCCGTACCGCCCGTCTGTAAGCTCTTGGACTACGGGAAGTTTCGCTTCGAGGAGCAGCAGAACGAGAAGGAGAACCGCCGCCGGGCGCGCTCCCAGGAAGTCAAGTCGATCAAGTTCCGCGTCAAGATCGACGAGAACGACTTCAAGACCAAGACCAACCACGTGCGCCGTTTCCTGGGAGAGGGCCACAAGGTCAAGGTGACCATCATGTTCCGTGGCCGCGAGCGCACGCACCCCGAACTGGGCGAGCGCATCCTGCAGCGCGTCGCCGAGGTGCTCGCCGACGTGGGCCAGCCCGAGTCTGCCCCCTCGATGATGGGCATGGACATGAACATGATCATGGTGCCCCTCAAGACCCCCGCCAAGAAGGCCGACGAGCCCAAGAGCGTCGAGACCGCGTAACGCGAACTTGTGCCCACGGCACCCCCAGCGGGTGCCGTTTTTTGCTGTCTCCCCTTCTGGCAGCGCTCACCGATTCGTGCCGGAAGCCTCGAGGACCTCGCGTACCCGCGCCACCCGCGCCTCGAGGCCTCCTTGCAGCAACACATAGGGAATGCCGCGCACCTCGAGGTCATAGCGGATCAGGGCCTGGTGCACCCGGCGGGTATCGTGCGAGCCGCGCCAGCCATCCGACTCGAACACGATGTCGTCGGCGCACACGAAGACCTGCGCGTACCGCGAGCGGCAGTCATGGGCCAGTTGCAGCAGCTCGGGCTCGGCGCCGCCCACCATCAGAAAGGCGAACATCGCGGTGGTGAGGGCGTTGGTGTCACAGAACAGGAAACGGTGCACGCCGCCCTCGCGCAACAGGCGGTCCTCGAGGGCGCGGTGGCCCCGCGCGATGGCGGTAAAGTCCACCCTGTCCAGCCGCCCTCCGGCAGCGATGTACACGTCGCCGCCGTACTCGTGGGCCCAGCGGGTTCGGTACTCCTCGGCCATGCGGCGGGCCAGGGTGGTCTTACCGGTGGACTCGCCGCCCAAAAACACCACCCGCCGCACGAAGTGCGCGTAAACCCGGCTATCCAGCCACGTCCGCTGCCCGTGCACGTCCGCGCGCAGTTGCGTACCCGAAATCGGAAAGCGCGTGCGGCCCGGGTCCACCGGGTGATGCCGGATGCCCAGTTGCCGCGCGAGCGGCGCGCCGTAGGCCTCGCTGGTAAAGACCACGTCGGGCCGCACGCCCCACCCGGCCAGCGTGCGCGCCACGAACGCACGGTGCACCGCGTCCGGAGCCGCGTCGGGCGGCGGGTCCGGCGGGGCGGGCAGCACCTCGAGGCCAGGGTACAGCTCGCGCAACCAGCCCTGGCGCACCTCGGGGGGCATCTCGGGGAACTCGGGGTTGGCGTAGGTCCACGCACTCACCCGCTCGCAGCGCTCGAGGGCGGTTTCGATCAGGAACTGGTGCCCCCGGTGCAGCGGCGCGAACTTGCCGATCACCAGACCGTGGCGGTAACGCTCAGGCATGGGCCAAGCGCGCGCGATCGTCGCGCGACCACAGCACCAGCCCGCGCAGCGACAGGCCGAACAGCACGAACTGCAGCGCGAACTGCGCCCACAGGCCCAGGTGCGCGAAGAGCACCGCCTGCAGGGTGTTCACGCCCAGCCACACGTACCACGACCAGGTCCAGCGCCGGGTGGTGGCCCAGTTGGCCACCAGGGCCAGCGACACCACCACGAACTGCAGGTAGCTCCAGCCGTCGCTGAACCGTGTGACCCACACGGTGTACGCGAAAATCAGCAGGGTCAGCATCCAGCCCAGGTTGTACCAGAGCGCCTCGTTGAAGCGCTGCCCGTGCGCGTCACGGCCGCGCTCGAGGCGCCACAGGTACATCCCGTGCAGCCCGAAGATCAGGTAAGACACCTGCAGGCCCGCCAGAATGTACTGCCCGCCGGACACGAACAGCAGAAAGTACGGCAGCAGGCTGGCGTTCGAGAAATGCCAGTACACCGGGTGCTTGCGCAGCAGCGCCAGCAGCGAGGCCACCACCAGCAGGCTGCCGGTCCAGTCCAAGACCCACAGCGGAACCGTGAAGCCCATGAGATTCATGTAAATCCAGTGTAGCGCAAACGGGACGGTCCCTTAAGGGGTCGTCCCGCCTGCGAACGTCCGGGCTTACTTGCGCAGCAGGTACATCTTCGGGCGGTGTCCGCCGTGAAACACCTGCACCTCGCGGTCCAGCCGCCAGCGCGAGGCCTCCAAAATCCCCTCGAACAGCCGCAACTCGTGGGTCAGGACCACCAGGCGCACCGCCTTGGAGCCCACCCGCCACGCCTCCTCGAGGAAGTCGCGGTACAGCTGCGCGTTGGCGGCGTGCTCCCCGATCGCGTCGCCCCAGGGCACGTCGGCCACGATCACGTCGTAGCTGCCCTCGCGGTCGGCGAGGGCCGTGGCGTCCTCGAGGCGCAGCTCGACCTGGCCCTGCCGTTTGGCCGCCGCGAGGTTCTCGCGGGCCATCTCGAGCGCCTCGGGATCGATGTCCACGCCCACGATGCGCTCGGCCTCGCCCATCAGGGCGCGCTCGACCAGCAAGGTGCCCGAGCCGCACATGGCGTTCAGCACCCGGTCGGTGGGGCGCACGCCGGCCATGCGCAGCATCGCCACGGCCACGGCGGCGTTCAGGCCGCCGGACATGTTGCGCACCCGCCAGGGGCGCGCCGAGAGCGGACGCGGGGTGGTGCGGGCCAGCATCTCCCAGGCTTCCTCGCCGCGCGGGCGCAGGCGCATCAGCAACTCGCCCTCCTCGGGGTCAAAGCGCATGCCGGTGGCGCGCTCGAGCTCCTCGCCCAGGCGCAAGAAGGTCGAGGACTCACGGCCCGCCGCGTCGAACCGGAACGAGCCAAAGTCCGCCTCCTGGCGCACCTCGTCCAGAAAGGCCAGCAACTCCTGAAACACCTGGTGGCCCATTAAGGCCTTGGGGCGCGGCACCGCGAAGGTGTGACGGCGGAACACCGCGGTCGCGGTGCGCAGGCGGTGCAGATCGCGCGGGCGGCCCGAGTAGCCCAGACGCAGGGCGTCTTCGGAGCCGCCAAAGATGCGAACCGAACCGGGCAGGCGCTGCAGTTCGGCTTTTAAAAACGGCTCCAGGCCGGGCAGGAACTCGATCTCAACCTCGAGGGGTTCGGCGACACCGCCCCGGCGGGCCGTATCCTTGCGCGGGAGGGGCTTCGAACGTTTTTGTCGGGTGGAGGGACGTCTCTGCGGCACAGCGCAGTATACCGCGGGCTTTGACTTTCATGCTCTTAAGCCATAGAATATTACGGCCCAAGTAGGGCCCGGGCAGCAACGGCCTTCCGGTCAGGAAGACGGCCCAGGCTCTCAGGAGGTCCCGGACAGGGAACCTTCTTACGGAGGACACATGCCCAAGCAGAAGACCAAAAAGGCTGCCAAGCGCCGGATCAAGATCACGGCGACTGGCAAGGTGATGGCGTTCAAGAGCGGTAAGCGCCACCAGAACGTCGGCAAGAGCGGCAGCGAGATTCGCCGCAAGGGTCAGGGCTTCGTCCTGGCCAAGAGCGAGTGGGCCCGCATGAAGGCCATGGGGGTTAAATAATGCCTCGCGCAAAGACCGGTATCATCCGTCGTCGCCGTCACAAGAAGGTCCTCAAGCGCGCCAAGGGCTTCTGGGGTTCGCGTTCCAAGCAGTACAAGAACGCCTTCCAGACCCTGCTGAACGCCGCGACCTACGAGTACCGCGACCGTCGCAACAAGAAGCGTGACTTCCGTCGCCTGTGGATCCAGCGCATCAACGCCGGTGCCCGCCTGCACGGCATGACCTACAGCACCCTGATCCACGGCCTGAAGCTGGCCGGCGTGACCCTGGACCGCAAGATCCTGGCCGACCTCGCCGCCCGCGAGCCCGAGGCCTTTGCCACCCTGGTAAACAGCGCCAAGACGGCCCGCGGCGCTCAGGTTTCGGCCTAAATAACGCAGTTTTAAACCCAAAGCAGGTGTCCGGCCTCGAGGCCGGGCACCTGCTTTATGCGTTCAGGGCCGCCCGGCCTGCCGCACGCAGCAGCGGTGACGTTCGTGCATCCGCTGCTGCGTGCGGCTCTGAGGTGGTTCACCGAAATCGCAACGCCCTGCCCCACCCGCAGCCCGGGATTGGTCGGGCCTCTTTACTCGCCCACACCCGGCTCCCTTCGCAGGACAGGTCCTGACATCCATGGTTCGTTTCCAAGCTCCCAGCTGTTCGCTTGGTCATAACAGCCTTCCGCCTGGGGGCCGCCCGCCTATACTGAATTCATATGCATAAGTGGATGCTGCTGAGCCTGATCACCTTCGTTCTGGCCGCCTGCGGAACCGAGCCCGCCTCTCCCTCTCCCTCCCCCGCTCCTTCTCCCTCCGCGCGGGTGAACGGCTTTATCAGCAACGTCAGCAAGAACCCCCAGCTCGAGGTCACCCTCGAGAACACCTCTGACACCGCCATTTCCGGCACGCTGCGCGCGAGCTGCACGGAAGCGGGGCCCAGCATGCCCACCCGGTTCGAGGGCGCTTTCAAGGAGATCGCTCCCCAAACCGAGGCGACCGTCTCGATGCGCTACCTCGAGGGCCCGCTGTCCGTCTCCAAGGACGCCAGTTGCACCTTCAGCGGCGAGGCCAACGGTCAGCCCCTGAACGTCTCGCAGTGAGCCGGGGGAGGCGAGACGGCTCCGGAAGCTCAACGGTTCTCCATGCGCTCCGAGCAAGCTGCACATGGGGCGCTGGTATAACGGCCCTATGAACAGACTTCCCCTGCGGCGCCTGCACGTGCCCGAGGATTTCACGGTCATTACGGTGAAGCACGACGAGCTCAGCGCGCACGAGCGCGAGGTGATGGAGCAGGCCGCGGACAGCCGCGAGGCCCACATCCTGCAGCTCGACGACCGGGAGATCCTGGTGGAGGTGGTGGGCTTCAACCGTCAGCCCGAAGGTCACTACGAGTGGTACCAGCTCTCTTCCAAAGAGCCTGTCTGATCGGCGTGATCCGCCCAGCCCCGCACCGGTGCGTGCGGGGTTTTTTACAACCCGGCCGTGCATGTTAGAATGCCGCCTGGAACGCGCTCGGCGCGTACAGGAGGCGCATGAGGTTCAAGCAGTTTCTGGTGATCGGCCTGGGCCGCTTCGGGACCGCCGTGGCGACGACGCTGTACGAACTCGGTCACGAGGTCGTGGCGGTGGACGTCGAGGAGGAAAACGTTCAGGACGTGATGAACCTGGTGACGCACGCCGCGATCGTGGATGCCACCGAGGAACGCGCGCTTCGCAACCTGGGCATCTCCAACTTCGACGTGGTGATCGTCGCGATCGGCACCAACATTCAGGCGAACATCCTGGCGACGGTGGCCGCCAAGACCAGCGGAGCGCGCTACGTGGTCAGCAAGGCGGTGGACGATGTCTCGCGGCGCGTGCTCGAGAAGGTTGGGGCGGACCTGGTGATCCGTCCGGAGCACGACATGGGCGTGCGTCTGGCCCGCCAGCTGGCGATGCCGAACCTGTTTGAGTCGCTCGACTTGGGATCGGATTACAGCGTGGTGGAGCTGGACGTGGGCGACCGCCTGCGCGGCACCTTAAAGGACCTCAACCTGATCAACCGCTTCGGCGTGCAGGTGATTGCCATCAACCACAACGGCCACGTCGAGGTGACGCCGCGCGCCGAGGAGGTCATCAGCGCTCACGACAAGATCGTGGTGGTCGGAGCGAACCACTCGGTCGAGGAACTGCGCCGTTATCTGAACGACTGAACCAGGCCTCAAAAAAACCGAGAAAGACAACGCAGCGGCCTGGAATGTCCAGGCCGCCGCGCCGGTTTAACTCACTCGAGGTTGACGTTGATCGAGTTGGGATCAAGTTCGTACCAAGCACCCGTAGCGGCGTCCACGACAACCGGCACGAGTCCGGTGAGGACGTCGAGCACCACCCACAGGGTGCCCACACGGTTGACGACGTTGAAGATGCGCTCCTTGCCGTCGGCGCGCACGACGATGGTGTAGCTCTGGTTGGTCTTGAGACGCAGTTGCAGCGGGGTACGGCCGTAGGACACGCCGTTGACCAGCACCTCGGCCCCCTCGGGGGTCGAGGCGACAGGAACGGTCTGCTCGGTGCCCTTGATGATGGTGGCGCAGCTGCTGAGACCGCCGATCAGGGCAGCGCACAACAGGCCGGTGGCGATAACTTTCTTCATGGAGGGTCCTTTCCCCACTTCCTAGCGTCGGAAGATGGCGGTGATTGGTTGGGCCTGCGCTCCTTCAAAAAACTTCACGAAGCAGGCATCAGCGTCGGGCACGTCCGGGCGGTCCACTTCGATGCGGCGGGTCTCGCCGCGCAGCCAGCGGATGACACTCGCCTGCGCCGTGCGAACCTCGCCGCCTGCACCCAGGCCGAACTCGAGGCTGAGGTTCTCGAGGTCACGCGAGGTGGCGTTTTGGGCCACGACCTGGAGGGTCGCGGCGGGGGCTTCGCAACCCTCCAGGCTGCGAATGACAATGACGCCCTGCAGGGCCGTCGGGGGCGTGGGGCGGGGCTGGGCGAACCAATAGAGCACGGCGGCCAGGGCCACCAGGGCCACGCCCAGAATCATGAGCCAGTATCGCCTCACATGAGTATCATATGTGCAAAGGAGGAACGTGTCCAGCTCTCATGTATGCATAGCGCAGAAAAATCCGTTTCCCGGAAACTTTTCTCAGTCCTGAGCGGGCGGCCGCCGCTCCGCCTCGGTCAGTCCTCGAGGGTCGCGCGCTCGAGAGCGGTCAGGTTGCCCAGCACCCGTTGCGCGATCACCTCGATGGCCTGCTCGGCAGCCCGGTCGAGCGACAGCCCGTCCAGGAGCGGCACACCGTTTTCCAGGGCCGCCGAGCGCACGTAATCTTGCAGCGCCCGAATCTCACTGAAATGCCGCAGGTAGCGCTGCATCGGGCGGTGGTGGCGCGTCTCCTGATCGCGTGAGTAAAAGTGCTTGCGGTGCTCCTCCGCGTCGGGCACCGTGACCACCATCGGCACCACCACCGCGTTCTCAAAGGGCTTGGACATCAAAAAGCCCGGCACCAGATGCACCCCTTCGACCACCAGGCTGGTGTGCTCGGCCGCCGAACGGGTCACGATGGCCTCGAGGCCCACACTGACCTGTTGCACCTGCTCGCGGAAGCCCAGCAACAGCTGCTCACGGTCCGGACGGTCGTCGGAGTCTCCCCCGAACAGCGCGTGCCACGCGTCAAAGGTCGACGCGTGCAGCGCGGGCAGCAGCGCCGGACTCACCATCGCGCGCATCACCTCGCGCA
It encodes:
- a CDS encoding PEGA domain-containing protein, translating into MKKVIATGLLCAALIGGLSSCATIIKGTEQTVPVASTPEGAEVLVNGVSYGRTPLQLRLKTNQSYTIVVRADGKERIFNVVNRVGTLWVVLDVLTGLVPVVVDAATGAWYELDPNSINVNLE